In a genomic window of Streptomyces sp. NBC_01231:
- a CDS encoding CU044_5270 family protein: MNDKATGASPERHGDRDEIARLLPAPADWDLPREQHLRHKDLLMHHMDHDQVTRTRPARRLLRPAVLAPATALALACAVTAGITLTGSDRGPAGTASHRAAADMQPAAALLDRISDATETRTDPTVRDDQFVYTREKLQGADLTSGKAVLDPLVEREVWAAQDPRPLRKLGLMREDGETLPINAELGDTNGTPAGINRPTYHWLSSLPTDPDKLLTYLYAKTPRPEGRERDQAVFEQIGSLLGGMMPPRTAAALYRAAAKIPGVTPAPQARDAIGRKGLGIARDDTRYGLRTEWVFDKKDFSFLGSRTYLTKDASYAKAGALLSSEAELEHAVVDAAGRQPGDAQRAQDERQG; this comes from the coding sequence ATGAACGACAAGGCCACGGGGGCTTCCCCTGAGCGCCACGGCGACCGCGACGAGATCGCCCGCCTGCTGCCGGCCCCTGCCGACTGGGACCTTCCGCGCGAGCAGCACCTTCGGCACAAGGACCTTCTGATGCATCACATGGACCACGACCAGGTCACCCGTACCCGGCCGGCTCGTCGGCTGCTGCGCCCCGCGGTGCTGGCGCCGGCGACCGCCCTGGCCCTGGCCTGCGCCGTGACCGCGGGAATCACACTGACCGGCAGTGACCGGGGGCCCGCCGGCACCGCGTCGCACCGTGCGGCCGCCGACATGCAGCCCGCCGCCGCGCTCCTGGACCGGATCTCCGACGCCACGGAGACGCGCACCGACCCCACGGTGCGCGACGACCAGTTCGTGTACACCCGGGAGAAGCTCCAAGGGGCCGACCTGACCAGCGGGAAGGCTGTCCTCGACCCGTTGGTGGAACGTGAGGTGTGGGCCGCACAGGACCCGAGGCCCCTGCGGAAGCTCGGCCTGATGCGCGAGGACGGTGAGACCCTCCCCATCAACGCCGAACTCGGTGACACCAACGGCACACCGGCCGGCATCAACAGGCCCACCTACCACTGGCTCAGCTCACTGCCCACCGACCCCGACAAACTGCTGACCTATCTGTACGCCAAGACCCCGCGTCCCGAGGGCCGGGAACGCGACCAGGCGGTGTTCGAGCAGATCGGATCCCTGCTCGGCGGGATGATGCCGCCTCGTACCGCCGCCGCCCTCTACCGGGCCGCGGCGAAGATCCCCGGTGTCACCCCGGCCCCTCAGGCCCGCGACGCGATCGGCCGCAAGGGCCTCGGCATCGCCCGCGACGACACACGCTACGGCCTGCGCACCGAGTGGGTCTTCGACAAGAAGGACTTCTCCTTCCTCGGCTCCCGCACCTATCTGACCAAGGACGCCTCATACGCGAAGGCGGGCGCGCTGCTCTCCAGCGAGGCCGAACTGGAACACGCCGTCGTCGACGCGGCCGGCCGGCAGCCGGGCGACGCACAGCGCGCACAGGACGAGCGACAGGGCTGA
- a CDS encoding RNA polymerase sigma factor: MRRRVREGDREAFAQLYEEFARAVYNHGLRLTGDWSTAEEIMSDTFLTAWRTRERVLEDGGSLLPWLLGIATHKADNARRGVRRRQLFLARQPQPRVEEDFAPRTVGRIDDARYLRAVQASLGRLRRQEREVLALCVWSGLDYQQTAEALGIAVGTVRSRLSRARKKLARLAAEEREPPTARGEMTSAAAIAALPVREELT; encoded by the coding sequence GTGCGCCGCCGAGTGCGCGAGGGGGACCGGGAGGCGTTCGCCCAGCTGTACGAGGAGTTCGCCCGAGCCGTGTACAACCACGGGCTGCGCTTGACCGGCGACTGGTCGACGGCCGAAGAGATCATGTCCGACACGTTCCTGACCGCGTGGCGGACCCGCGAACGTGTGCTGGAGGACGGCGGCTCCCTGCTGCCCTGGCTGCTGGGCATCGCCACACACAAGGCTGACAACGCCCGCCGGGGAGTGCGCAGACGGCAACTGTTCCTGGCACGTCAGCCGCAGCCACGCGTGGAAGAGGATTTCGCGCCCCGAACAGTCGGGCGCATCGACGACGCACGGTACCTGCGCGCTGTCCAGGCCTCCCTGGGCCGACTCAGACGCCAGGAGCGAGAGGTTCTCGCCCTGTGTGTCTGGTCCGGCCTGGACTACCAGCAGACGGCCGAAGCCCTGGGCATCGCCGTGGGAACCGTGCGTTCCCGTCTGTCACGTGCCCGCAAGAAGCTCGCCCGACTCGCGGCAGAAGAGCGGGAACCACCCACGGCCCGCGGAGAGATGACAAGTGCGGCCGCGATCGCGGCCCTGCCCGTACGGGAGGAGCTCACATGA